The sequence CGCGTGCTGCTGCGCAACCGCCCGGACGACGCCGAGCTGCTGGCCGAGCTCAAGGCCGCGGACCTCGACCTGATCGTGGCGAACAACTGGCGCACCTGGCTGCCCCCGGAGATCTTCGAGCTCCCGCGCCACGGCACGCTCAACATCCACGACTCGCTGCTGCCGGCGTACGCGGGCTTCTCCCCGCTCATCTGGGCGCTGATCAACGGCGAGCCCGAGGTCGGCGTCACCGCCCACATGATGGACGGCGAGCTCGACGCGGGCGACATCGTCCTGCAGCGCGCGATCCCGGTCGGCCCGGCGGACACCACGACGGACCTGTTCCACCGCACGGTCGACCTGATCGCCCCGCTCACCGCCGAGGCCATCTCGAAGATCGAGACGGGCTACACCCCGGTGCCGCAGGACCGCTCGAAGGCCAGCTTCTTCCACAAGCGCGCCCGCCGCGACAGCCTGATCGACTGGACCCTCCCCCCGGCGGACCTCGAGCGTTTCGTGCGCGCGCTGTCGGACCCGTACCCGAACGCGTACACCCACCACCGCGGCGAGGAGCTGCGGATCCTCAAGGCGTCGGTGTCGCAGGGCCACTACGGCGGCACGCCGGGCCGGATCTTCATCAAGGAAGGCGACGGCGTGGTGATCGTGGCGGGGCCGGAGGCGCGGCGCGGGCAGTCGCCGGGGCTGGTGGTCGAGCGGGTCCGGACCGCCGACGGGACCGAGCTGCCGGCGCACGAGTACTTCAAGACCATGGGCGGGTACCTGACCGACCGGCCTTGACCCGGTGAGCGGGAAATCCTGGCCGCCGTGGTGCTCCGGCGGCCAGGATGGCCCGCATGGCCGGGATCAGCTACCTCGACGACCACCGCACCTGGGTGCTCACCGGCGAATCCAGCACCTACGCCCTGCGGCTCGACGAAGA is a genomic window of Amycolatopsis lexingtonensis containing:
- a CDS encoding methionyl-tRNA formyltransferase, translating into MRVAMFGYQTWGHRTLQALIDAGHDVALVVTHPKSNHAYERIWADSVADLAEANGIRVLLRNRPDDAELLAELKAADLDLIVANNWRTWLPPEIFELPRHGTLNIHDSLLPAYAGFSPLIWALINGEPEVGVTAHMMDGELDAGDIVLQRAIPVGPADTTTDLFHRTVDLIAPLTAEAISKIETGYTPVPQDRSKASFFHKRARRDSLIDWTLPPADLERFVRALSDPYPNAYTHHRGEELRILKASVSQGHYGGTPGRIFIKEGDGVVIVAGPEARRGQSPGLVVERVRTADGTELPAHEYFKTMGGYLTDRP